One stretch of Musicola paradisiaca NCPPB 2511 DNA includes these proteins:
- the emrA gene encoding multidrug efflux MFS transporter periplasmic adaptor subunit EmrA, which translates to MSANVEHQAPASTPSRPKKQRKWILTLLLILFIFIGCVWFAYWYLVLQHHQETDDAYVAGNQVQIMSQVSGSVTQVNVDNTDFVRKGDVLVELDPTDAEQTFERSQTALANSVRQVHQLIINGRQYKANIDVQQVALDRAISDLNRREALGRANAIGHEDLQHARDSVTSARASLEAARQQYAANQAMILDTPLEKQPTVQQAAADVRDAWLALKRTHIVSPVEGYVSRRSVQLGARITTSSSLMAVVPANNLWVDANFKETQLTHMRIGQPATITSDLYGDDVVYKGRVVGLDMGTGSAFSLLPAQNATGNWIKVVQRLPVRIELDPKQLAEHPLRIGLSMLVKVDTAIAEGKSLSDAPRTAPAYQSDALELDQTPVNQLIDRIIRANAG; encoded by the coding sequence ATGAGTGCCAACGTGGAACATCAGGCTCCAGCATCCACGCCGTCCAGACCCAAAAAGCAGCGTAAATGGATTTTAACGTTGCTGTTGATCCTCTTCATTTTTATCGGTTGCGTGTGGTTCGCCTACTGGTATCTGGTGTTGCAACATCACCAGGAAACCGACGACGCCTACGTCGCGGGCAACCAGGTGCAAATCATGTCCCAGGTCAGCGGCAGCGTCACGCAGGTGAACGTCGATAATACCGACTTCGTCAGAAAGGGCGACGTGCTGGTGGAACTGGATCCGACCGATGCCGAACAAACGTTCGAGCGTTCCCAAACAGCGCTGGCCAACAGCGTGCGTCAGGTACACCAGTTGATCATCAATGGTCGCCAGTACAAAGCCAATATCGATGTGCAGCAGGTCGCGCTGGATAGAGCCATCAGCGATTTGAACCGCCGCGAAGCGCTGGGCCGCGCAAACGCCATCGGCCACGAAGACTTGCAGCATGCGCGCGACTCCGTCACCAGCGCGCGCGCCTCCCTGGAGGCGGCCAGACAGCAATACGCCGCCAATCAGGCCATGATTCTGGATACGCCGCTGGAAAAACAGCCGACGGTACAACAGGCCGCCGCCGATGTGCGTGATGCCTGGCTGGCGCTGAAACGCACCCATATCGTCAGCCCGGTGGAGGGCTACGTATCGCGCCGCAGCGTGCAGTTGGGAGCCCGCATCACCACTTCATCCTCGCTGATGGCGGTTGTGCCCGCCAATAATCTGTGGGTCGACGCCAACTTCAAGGAAACCCAGTTGACCCATATGCGTATCGGTCAGCCCGCAACGATAACCAGCGATCTTTACGGCGACGACGTGGTGTACAAAGGCCGGGTTGTCGGCCTGGATATGGGTACCGGCAGCGCCTTCTCTTTGTTGCCAGCGCAGAACGCCACCGGCAACTGGATCAAAGTGGTACAGCGTCTGCCGGTTCGTATCGAACTGGATCCGAAGCAACTGGCGGAGCACCCGCTGCGCATCGGGTTATCCATGCTGGTGAAAGTCGATACGGCGATAGCGGAAGGGAAATCGCTGTCGGATGCACCGCGCACGGCCCCCGCTTACCAGAGCGATGCGCTGGAGCTGGATCAGACGCCGGTCAATCAGCTCATTGATCGCATCATTCGGGCCAACGCCGGCTAA
- the mprA gene encoding transcriptional repressor MprA, whose protein sequence is MESSFAPIEEMLRMRASRRPEFPYQEVLLLRLFLHMQTKILEHRNQMLKEQDINETLFMALITLESQENYSIQPSELSAALGSSRTNATRIADELEKRGWIERRESDSDRRCLHLFMTEKGKAFLDELLPPQHRSLHFLCSALANDEQQQLEKLMRKLLSRIDEMDTETP, encoded by the coding sequence ATGGAAAGTTCATTTGCCCCAATAGAAGAGATGTTGCGCATGCGGGCGTCCCGCCGGCCAGAGTTTCCGTATCAGGAAGTGTTGTTACTACGGCTGTTCCTGCACATGCAGACCAAAATCCTGGAGCATCGCAACCAGATGCTGAAGGAACAGGACATCAACGAAACCCTGTTCATGGCGCTGATTACCCTGGAATCACAGGAAAATTACAGTATTCAGCCGTCCGAACTCAGCGCGGCGTTGGGTTCCTCGCGCACTAATGCCACCCGGATCGCCGACGAGCTGGAAAAACGCGGCTGGATAGAACGCCGCGAAAGCGATAGCGATCGCCGTTGCCTGCATCTGTTCATGACGGAGAAAGGGAAAGCCTTTCTCGATGAGTTGTTGCCGCCGCAGCATCGAAGCCTTCATTTTCTCTGCTCCGCGTTGGCAAACGACGAACAGCAGCAATTAGAAAAGCTGATGCGCAAGCTACTGTCCCGTATTGATGAAATGGATACCGAGACGCCATAA
- the ygaH gene encoding L-valine transporter subunit YgaH: MNTSILLIGLIVGLVNFGFRYLPLRLGTLRASNTLRRGKSALLLDSIGIASICALLVVSGIPTVLRHPEQWPPTLVGFASLMICFYKTRSIVLATLFGALCYGVMFKVLLMSL, translated from the coding sequence ATGAACACATCAATATTGCTTATTGGTTTAATCGTGGGACTTGTCAACTTCGGATTCCGCTACCTGCCCTTGCGGCTGGGTACTCTGCGGGCATCCAACACGTTGCGGCGGGGGAAGAGCGCGCTACTGCTCGACAGCATCGGTATCGCCTCCATCTGTGCATTGCTGGTCGTTTCCGGCATTCCGACCGTATTGCGTCACCCGGAACAGTGGCCGCCAACACTGGTAGGATTTGCCTCGCTGATGATCTGTTTTTATAAAACCCGCAGCATTGTACTCGCCACGCTCTTCGGCGCGCTGTGCTATGGCGTGATGTTCAAAGTGCTCCTCATGTCGCTTTGA
- a CDS encoding AzlC family ABC transporter permease, with product MNSTLQSPHNDDIHQPTGATFAEGLFDSLPIVIGYLPASFAFGMNAVKLGFTPLEAIYLSAVIYAGASQFVITALLSAGASVWVAALTVMAMDVRHVLYGPSLRQRILQHLPTGKTALWGFGLTDEVFAAATTRLAKNNRRWSESWMLAVALSAWLSWGIGTAVGALFGNGPLQDYPAIEAALTFMLPALFLSFLLASFKRQQSPVVIAALGGALLGLTLFSIPAAILLGIGFGCLASLLPGPHATGETR from the coding sequence GTGAATTCCACACTTCAATCACCGCATAATGACGATATCCACCAGCCAACGGGCGCAACCTTCGCCGAAGGGTTGTTCGACAGCTTGCCGATCGTTATCGGTTATCTGCCCGCGTCTTTCGCTTTCGGCATGAACGCCGTCAAATTAGGGTTCACTCCGCTGGAAGCGATTTATCTTTCCGCCGTGATTTACGCAGGCGCCAGTCAATTCGTCATTACCGCGTTGCTGAGCGCCGGCGCCTCCGTTTGGGTCGCCGCACTGACCGTGATGGCGATGGATGTGCGGCATGTGCTGTACGGCCCATCGCTGCGCCAACGTATTTTGCAACACCTGCCTACGGGTAAAACCGCGCTGTGGGGGTTCGGCCTGACCGATGAAGTGTTTGCGGCGGCCACGACACGGCTGGCCAAAAACAATCGCCGCTGGAGCGAATCCTGGATGCTGGCGGTGGCGCTGAGCGCCTGGCTGTCCTGGGGTATCGGTACGGCAGTCGGCGCGTTGTTCGGTAACGGGCCGCTACAGGACTATCCCGCTATCGAGGCCGCGCTGACCTTCATGCTGCCGGCGCTGTTCTTGAGCTTTCTGCTCGCCTCGTTCAAACGACAGCAGAGCCCGGTGGTCATCGCCGCGCTTGGCGGCGCACTGCTGGGGCTGACGCTGTTTTCCATCCCGGCTGCCATTTTGCTGGGGATCGGCTTCGGCTGCCTGGCGTCGCTACTGCCAGGGCCGCACGCAACCGGAGAAACGCGATGA
- the proX gene encoding glycine betaine/L-proline ABC transporter substrate-binding protein ProX, with product MRYFNMATLAFGSLLTLSSYAADLPGKGITVKPIQSPMAEESFQTLLVSRALEKLGYHVDTPSEVDYNVGYTSIANGDATFTAVNWQPLHSDMYRAAGGDNTFYRQGTYVSGAAQGYLIDRKTAEQYHITRIDQLKDTKLAQLFDTNGDGKADLTGCTPGWGCEAVINHQLLAYQLEQTVTHNQGNYAAMIADTITRYKQGKPILYYTWTPYWVSDVLVPGRDVVWLQVPFSSLPGAQKNIDTRLPNGANYGFPVNNMHIVANKAWAEKNPAAARLFAVMTLPIADINAQNLRMHQGEASQQDIQRHVDGWIKAHQAQFDGWVSNALSAVK from the coding sequence ATGCGCTATTTCAACATGGCAACGCTTGCCTTTGGTTCGCTACTGACGCTGTCAAGCTACGCGGCCGATCTGCCCGGCAAAGGGATAACGGTCAAACCGATTCAGAGCCCGATGGCGGAAGAATCCTTCCAGACGTTGCTGGTTAGCCGGGCGCTGGAAAAACTGGGCTATCACGTCGATACGCCCAGCGAAGTGGACTACAACGTCGGCTATACCTCGATCGCCAACGGCGACGCCACATTCACCGCCGTCAACTGGCAACCGCTGCATAGTGATATGTATCGCGCAGCCGGCGGCGACAACACATTTTACCGGCAAGGTACGTATGTTTCCGGCGCGGCACAGGGCTACCTGATCGACCGTAAGACGGCGGAGCAATACCACATTACCCGAATCGATCAGTTGAAAGACACGAAGCTGGCACAGCTCTTCGACACCAATGGCGACGGAAAAGCCGACCTGACCGGTTGTACGCCAGGCTGGGGTTGCGAGGCGGTGATCAACCACCAGCTACTCGCCTATCAGCTTGAACAGACCGTCACGCACAATCAGGGCAACTACGCCGCCATGATTGCCGACACGATTACCCGTTACAAACAAGGAAAACCGATCCTCTACTATACCTGGACACCGTACTGGGTCAGCGATGTGCTGGTACCGGGACGCGACGTGGTATGGCTGCAGGTGCCGTTCTCCTCACTGCCGGGCGCCCAGAAAAATATCGATACCCGGCTGCCCAACGGCGCGAATTACGGCTTCCCGGTGAACAATATGCATATTGTCGCCAACAAAGCATGGGCGGAAAAAAATCCGGCCGCGGCCAGACTGTTTGCCGTTATGACGTTGCCGATCGCCGATATCAACGCCCAGAATCTGCGCATGCACCAGGGCGAGGCGTCGCAACAAGATATCCAGCGCCATGTAGACGGTTGGATCAAGGCGCATCAGGCGCAGTTCGACGGGTGGGTCAGCAATGCCCTTTCGGCAGTGAAGTAA
- the proW gene encoding glycine betaine/L-proline ABC transporter permease ProW produces LTGMGVATLLALIVIGAIGAWSQAMITLSLVLTALFFCLIIGLPLGVWLSHSQRAARVVRPLLDAMQTTPAFVYLVPIVMLFGIGNVPGVVVTIIFALPPIVRLTILGIRQVPADLVEAAESFGASPRQMLFKVKLPLAMPTIMAGVNQTLMLALSMVVIASMIAVGGLGQMVLRGIGRLDMGLASIGGVGIVVLAIILDRITQSLGRDARNRGPQRWYMRGPVGLLVRPFVKA; encoded by the coding sequence GCTGACCGGCATGGGGGTGGCCACGTTGTTGGCGCTGATCGTCATCGGCGCCATCGGCGCCTGGTCGCAGGCGATGATCACCCTATCGCTGGTGCTGACCGCGCTATTCTTCTGCCTGATCATCGGCCTGCCATTGGGCGTTTGGCTATCCCATAGCCAGCGCGCCGCCCGTGTGGTGCGGCCATTGCTGGATGCCATGCAAACCACCCCGGCGTTCGTCTATCTGGTACCGATCGTCATGCTGTTCGGTATCGGCAACGTGCCCGGCGTGGTCGTCACCATCATTTTCGCGCTGCCGCCGATCGTTCGCCTGACCATCCTCGGCATTCGCCAGGTGCCGGCGGATTTGGTGGAAGCGGCGGAATCCTTCGGCGCCAGCCCACGGCAGATGCTGTTCAAGGTGAAACTGCCGCTGGCGATGCCCACCATCATGGCAGGCGTCAATCAGACGCTGATGCTGGCGCTGTCGATGGTGGTGATCGCGTCCATGATCGCCGTGGGAGGGCTGGGGCAGATGGTGCTGCGCGGCATCGGCCGGCTGGATATGGGCCTGGCATCCATCGGCGGCGTCGGCATCGTGGTGCTGGCCATCATTCTCGACCGGATCACGCAATCTCTGGGCCGAGACGCCCGCAACCGCGGCCCACAGCGCTGGTATATGCGCGGCCCCGTCGGTTTGCTGGTGCGTCCGTTCGTCAAAGCCTGA
- the proV gene encoding glycine betaine/L-proline ABC transporter ATP-binding protein ProV: MAIKLEIKSLYKIFGDHPDRAFKLIDKGLNKDQIFKKTGLTVGVKNASLAIEEGEIFVIMGLSGSGKSTLVRLLNRLIEPTRGQVLIDDEDISRLPDSALREVRRKKISMVFQSFALMPHLNILDNTAFGMDLAGVQRAEREQKAISALQQVGLETYAHAYPDALSGGMRQRVGLARALANDPDILLMDEAFSALDPLIRTEMQDELIRLQARQQRTIVFISHDLDEAMRIGDRIAIMHSGEVIQVGTPDEILNNPANDYVRAFFRGVDVSQVFSAGDIVRRRPVALIRKIPGVGPRSALKILQQEDREYGYVLERGQKFIGVVSLDSLKQALQAQQPLEQALLPAPAAVSASMPLSELISQVAQAPCAVPVVGEHHEYLGIISKGMLLQALDKEGSLNG; the protein is encoded by the coding sequence ATGGCAATTAAACTTGAAATAAAGTCTCTGTATAAAATATTTGGCGACCACCCTGACCGGGCATTTAAACTTATCGATAAAGGCCTGAACAAAGATCAGATTTTCAAAAAAACCGGTCTGACCGTCGGGGTGAAAAATGCCAGTCTGGCCATTGAAGAAGGCGAGATTTTCGTGATCATGGGATTATCCGGTTCCGGTAAATCCACGCTGGTACGCCTTCTCAATCGCCTGATCGAACCGACCCGCGGGCAAGTGCTGATCGACGACGAGGATATCTCCCGTCTGCCCGACAGTGCGCTACGTGAGGTTCGGCGTAAAAAAATCAGCATGGTGTTTCAGTCGTTCGCGCTGATGCCCCATCTCAATATTCTCGACAATACCGCCTTCGGCATGGATCTGGCCGGGGTGCAGCGCGCCGAACGCGAACAGAAGGCGATCAGCGCGCTGCAACAGGTTGGGCTGGAAACCTATGCCCACGCCTATCCCGACGCGCTCTCCGGCGGCATGCGCCAGCGCGTCGGTCTGGCGCGGGCATTGGCCAACGACCCGGACATCCTGCTGATGGACGAGGCGTTTTCGGCGCTCGACCCGTTGATTCGTACCGAGATGCAGGACGAGTTGATCCGCCTGCAGGCGCGACAACAACGCACAATCGTCTTTATTTCCCACGATCTCGACGAAGCGATGCGCATCGGCGATCGCATCGCCATCATGCATAGCGGCGAAGTGATTCAGGTCGGTACGCCGGATGAGATCCTCAACAACCCGGCGAACGATTATGTCCGCGCCTTTTTCCGCGGCGTAGACGTCAGCCAGGTGTTCAGCGCCGGCGATATCGTCCGCCGTCGGCCCGTGGCGTTGATCCGTAAAATTCCGGGCGTAGGGCCGCGTTCAGCATTGAAGATATTGCAGCAAGAAGATCGCGAGTACGGCTATGTGCTGGAGCGCGGTCAGAAATTTATCGGCGTCGTTTCCCTCGATTCACTCAAACAAGCGCTGCAGGCACAACAGCCGTTGGAGCAGGCATTGTTGCCCGCGCCGGCGGCCGTCTCCGCCAGCATGCCGCTCAGCGAACTGATCTCTCAGGTGGCGCAGGCGCCCTGTGCGGTGCCGGTCGTCGGAGAACACCATGAATATCTTGGCATCATCTCCAAAGGGATGTTGCTGCAGGCGCTGGATAAGGAGGGCTCGCTAAATGGCTGA
- a CDS encoding NCS1 family nucleobase:cation symporter-1 has product MPETTITTGNSPAHYSPRLCNEDLAPTREQNWSWYNIFSFWMSDVHSMGGYVVAASFFTLGLASWQVLLCLLAGICIVQLCANLVAKPSQMSGVPYAVISRQAFGVFGANIPAVIRGLIAFAWYGIQTYLAANALMLVALKFYPALTPLTQPHWLGLSALGWICFGIMWLLQAMVFWHGMSAIKRFIDVAGPAVYVVMLALAAWIVYKTGLSSISFTLGSKSLSGGEQLWQMITATALVVSYFSGPLLNFGDFSRYAKNMGEIRRGNRWGLPFNFLLFSIVTVVIVSGTQSLFGQMMTDPIETVSRVGSSVAVALGLLTMIIATIGINIVANFVSPAFDFSNCAPQRISFRTGGMIAAVGSVLLTPWNLFQSPELIHYTLDVLGAFIGPLFGILLADFYLIKGSKVDVDALFNDAPGGRYWYRNGVNPNAVLALLPSVAIGLVISFIPAWHDVANFSWFIGVALGAGCYRYLARHERAQSPAAFMSGLALGKE; this is encoded by the coding sequence ATGCCAGAAACGACAATCACAACCGGGAATAGCCCGGCGCATTACAGCCCCAGACTGTGTAATGAGGATCTGGCGCCAACGCGGGAACAGAACTGGTCTTGGTACAACATATTCTCGTTCTGGATGTCGGATGTGCACAGTATGGGCGGCTATGTGGTCGCCGCCAGTTTCTTCACGCTGGGGTTGGCCAGCTGGCAGGTGCTGCTATGCCTGCTGGCGGGCATCTGCATCGTGCAACTGTGCGCCAATCTGGTCGCCAAACCCAGCCAGATGAGCGGCGTACCCTATGCGGTGATCAGCCGTCAGGCCTTCGGCGTGTTCGGCGCCAATATTCCGGCGGTGATTCGCGGGTTGATCGCCTTCGCCTGGTACGGCATCCAGACTTATCTGGCCGCCAACGCGCTGATGCTGGTGGCGCTGAAGTTCTATCCCGCACTGACGCCGCTGACGCAGCCGCACTGGCTCGGGCTGTCCGCGCTGGGCTGGATCTGCTTCGGTATTATGTGGCTGTTGCAGGCGATGGTATTCTGGCACGGCATGAGCGCCATCAAGCGTTTTATCGATGTCGCCGGCCCGGCGGTTTATGTCGTCATGTTGGCATTGGCGGCATGGATTGTATACAAAACAGGGCTAAGCAGTATTTCATTCACGCTGGGCAGCAAGTCGCTCAGCGGCGGCGAACAGCTCTGGCAGATGATCACCGCCACCGCGCTGGTCGTTTCCTATTTCTCCGGGCCGTTGCTGAACTTCGGCGACTTTTCCCGCTACGCCAAAAACATGGGAGAAATTCGTCGCGGCAACCGCTGGGGGCTGCCGTTCAACTTTCTGCTGTTCTCCATCGTCACCGTGGTGATCGTCTCCGGCACCCAGTCGCTGTTCGGGCAGATGATGACCGATCCGATCGAGACCGTCAGCCGTGTCGGCAGTAGCGTGGCGGTGGCACTGGGCTTGCTGACCATGATCATCGCCACCATCGGCATCAACATCGTCGCTAACTTTGTTTCGCCGGCGTTCGATTTCTCCAACTGCGCGCCGCAGCGTATCAGCTTTCGCACCGGCGGCATGATTGCCGCGGTAGGCTCGGTACTGCTGACGCCGTGGAACCTGTTCCAGTCCCCGGAGCTGATCCACTACACGCTGGATGTGCTGGGCGCCTTTATCGGCCCGTTGTTCGGCATCCTGCTGGCCGATTTCTATCTCATCAAAGGCAGCAAGGTTGACGTGGATGCGCTGTTCAACGATGCGCCGGGCGGCCGCTACTGGTATCGCAACGGCGTCAATCCCAACGCAGTGCTGGCATTGCTCCCGTCGGTGGCGATCGGCCTGGTGATCAGCTTCATTCCCGCCTGGCATGACGTCGCCAATTTCAGCTGGTTTATCGGCGTGGCGTTGGGGGCGGGTTGTTACCGTTATCTGGCTCGCCACGAACGGGCGCAGTCGCCCGCGGCGTTTATGTCCGGACTGGCGCTGGGTAAAGAGTAA
- a CDS encoding GntR family transcriptional regulator has protein sequence MNYTYGLDKETFFEQKDEVIYQALLNAIVEHHLLPGTRLPEEALADVFGVSRTGIRKVLQRLATVQVITLLPKRGAQVATPTVQEARDIFQTRCLMECANLPQVVAHCQSTHLAGLASLIADEEKAHQDHNGAEAIRLSAAFHIQLQALSGNHVLAGLVSQLTLRSSLVIAAYGTPWQQGCRCHDHQDLLALLRAGDLPGLTAAMQQHFDEIVASLRFDRDEEVAPDFHRLFGHLNEEKA, from the coding sequence ATGAACTATACCTACGGTCTCGATAAGGAGACCTTTTTTGAGCAAAAAGATGAGGTTATCTATCAGGCGTTGCTGAATGCCATCGTAGAGCATCATTTATTGCCGGGCACCCGGCTGCCGGAAGAGGCGCTGGCGGACGTGTTCGGCGTCAGCCGCACCGGGATCCGCAAGGTGCTACAGCGTCTTGCCACTGTGCAAGTGATCACCCTGCTGCCCAAACGTGGTGCACAGGTGGCGACGCCTACCGTGCAGGAAGCGCGCGATATCTTTCAGACCCGCTGCCTGATGGAGTGCGCCAACCTGCCGCAGGTGGTGGCGCACTGTCAATCGACCCATCTGGCTGGTCTGGCGTCGTTGATCGCCGATGAGGAGAAAGCACATCAGGATCACAACGGCGCCGAGGCGATCCGTCTTTCCGCCGCATTTCATATTCAACTGCAGGCCCTATCCGGCAACCATGTCCTCGCCGGTCTGGTTTCGCAATTGACGCTGCGTTCATCGTTGGTGATCGCCGCTTACGGTACGCCGTGGCAGCAGGGGTGTCGCTGCCATGATCATCAGGATCTGCTGGCGCTGCTGCGAGCCGGCGATCTACCGGGGCTGACCGCCGCGATGCAACAGCATTTTGATGAGATCGTCGCCAGCCTGCGTTTCGATCGCGATGAAGAGGTCGCGCCGGATTTTCATCGTCTGTTCGGGCATCTCAATGAGGAGAAAGCGTGA
- a CDS encoding aspartate/glutamate racemase family protein, which produces MACVIQVINPNTSQAMTDTIAGAARRAAAPGTEIAAVCPSQGVPSIEGHFDEAVATLGVLEQVRLGKAQGVDGHIIACFGDPGLLAARELARAPVVGIAEAAMHMATLVATRFSIITTLPRTLVIARHLLQRYGFEHHCAALHAIDLPVQALEDPHGMAQHKVREQCIQARRQDGCGAIVLGCGGMADLAQTLTRELDMPVIDGVSAAVKMVEALAGLGLSTSKHGDLDYPLDKPLTGAFSHLR; this is translated from the coding sequence ATGGCCTGCGTGATCCAGGTGATTAACCCCAACACCAGCCAGGCGATGACCGACACCATCGCCGGCGCGGCGCGACGGGCGGCAGCGCCGGGCACTGAAATCGCGGCGGTTTGCCCGTCGCAGGGGGTGCCTTCCATCGAAGGGCATTTTGATGAAGCGGTGGCGACGCTGGGCGTGCTGGAGCAGGTACGCCTCGGCAAGGCACAGGGCGTCGACGGGCACATCATCGCCTGCTTCGGCGATCCGGGTCTGCTGGCGGCGCGGGAACTGGCGCGTGCGCCGGTGGTCGGTATCGCCGAGGCGGCGATGCATATGGCGACGCTGGTGGCGACACGTTTTTCCATTATCACCACGCTGCCGCGCACGTTGGTGATCGCCCGGCATTTGCTGCAACGCTACGGTTTTGAACACCATTGCGCGGCGTTGCACGCGATCGACCTGCCGGTACAGGCGCTGGAGGATCCGCACGGCATGGCGCAGCACAAAGTACGGGAGCAGTGTATCCAGGCCCGGCGTCAGGATGGCTGCGGCGCGATCGTCCTGGGCTGCGGCGGCATGGCGGATCTGGCGCAGACGCTGACGCGGGAGCTGGACATGCCGGTGATCGACGGCGTCAGCGCGGCGGTCAAAATGGTGGAAGCGCTGGCGGGGCTTGGGCTTTCCACCAGCAAGCACGGCGATCTCGACTATCCGCTGGATAAACCCTTGACCGGCGCCTTCAGCCACCTGCGCTGA
- the puuE gene encoding allantoinase PuuE, which translates to MNTLADWGPDPDYPRDLIGYAGKPPHANWPGRARIAVQFVLNYEEGAENNVLHGDAGSEQFLSDIIGAASYPARHMSMDSLYEYGSRAGFWRIHQEFQRRGLPLTVFGVAMALARNPAVTAAIREVDYDVVSHGWRWIHYQEMDVETERQHLRRAVEVQTALFGRPPLGWYTGRDSPHTRQLVLEHGGFLYDSDYYGDDLPFWMPVQLSDGALRPHLIIPYTLETNDMRFAAPQGFNSGDQFFTYLKDSFDVLYAEGENAPKMMSVGMHCRLLGRPGRFRALQRFLDYIQQHDRVWVCRRQEIAEHWYREHPYRGA; encoded by the coding sequence ATGAATACCCTCGCAGACTGGGGACCTGACCCGGATTACCCGCGTGATCTGATCGGCTATGCGGGCAAACCGCCGCACGCCAACTGGCCGGGGCGCGCACGCATCGCAGTACAATTCGTGCTGAATTATGAAGAAGGCGCGGAAAATAACGTGCTGCACGGCGACGCGGGATCCGAACAGTTCCTGTCGGATATTATCGGCGCCGCCAGTTATCCCGCGCGGCATATGTCGATGGATTCGCTTTACGAGTACGGCTCCCGCGCCGGTTTCTGGCGTATCCATCAGGAGTTTCAGCGCCGGGGCCTGCCGCTGACGGTATTCGGCGTCGCCATGGCGCTGGCGCGCAATCCGGCGGTGACGGCGGCGATCCGTGAGGTGGACTACGATGTGGTCAGCCACGGCTGGCGCTGGATCCACTACCAGGAAATGGATGTGGAAACGGAGCGCCAGCATTTGCGCCGGGCGGTGGAGGTGCAGACCGCGCTGTTCGGCCGGCCGCCGTTAGGGTGGTATACCGGGCGCGACAGCCCGCATACCCGGCAGTTGGTGCTGGAGCACGGCGGCTTTCTGTACGACAGCGACTATTACGGCGACGACTTGCCGTTCTGGATGCCGGTGCAACTATCGGACGGCGCGTTGCGCCCGCACTTGATCATCCCCTATACCCTGGAAACCAACGATATGCGCTTCGCCGCGCCGCAGGGCTTCAACAGCGGCGATCAGTTCTTCACCTACCTGAAAGACAGTTTTGATGTGCTGTACGCCGAGGGCGAAAACGCGCCGAAAATGATGTCGGTGGGCATGCATTGCCGTTTGTTGGGGCGGCCGGGACGTTTCCGGGCGTTGCAGCGCTTCCTCGACTACATCCAGCAACACGATCGGGTGTGGGTGTGTCGTCGTCAGGAGATCGCCGAGCACTGGTATCGGGAACACCCGTATCGCGGCGCCTGA
- the hpxZ gene encoding oxalurate catabolism protein HpxZ: MSIEINLPEVLDDVTAAFYRYEQALTGNDIEVLDELFWHDARTVRYGASENLYGIEQIREFRAARPSSGLDRQVQNTVITTYGRDMAVASTEFRRAGTEKIGRQMQTWLRTEQGWRIVAAHVSLMV, encoded by the coding sequence ATGAGTATTGAAATCAACCTGCCCGAGGTCTTGGACGACGTTACCGCCGCCTTTTATCGCTACGAACAAGCGTTGACCGGCAATGATATCGAGGTGCTGGACGAACTGTTTTGGCACGACGCGCGCACTGTGCGCTACGGCGCATCGGAAAACCTGTACGGCATCGAACAGATCCGGGAATTCCGCGCCGCCCGGCCGTCAAGCGGGCTGGATCGCCAAGTGCAAAATACGGTGATCACCACCTACGGCCGCGACATGGCGGTGGCCAGCACCGAGTTTCGCCGCGCGGGCACGGAAAAGATCGGCCGCCAGATGCAGACCTGGCTGCGCACCGAACAAGGCTGGCGCATCGTCGCCGCTCACGTCAGCCTGATGGTCTGA